A portion of the Oscillatoria sp. FACHB-1406 genome contains these proteins:
- a CDS encoding WGR domain-containing protein, producing the protein MELIRRMTLSFQEGTSDKVYEVDLCQVGGGYLVNFRYGRRGATLKEGTKTTQPVTLARAEQLFEKLVTEKTRKGYREAVESQEVPSTVEREEGNEEARKEAILRRLMARDGDNWPLERVIWRAGELKLREAVPALISLLRSNNALRDYCIVAALGWCGDESAIADVQHLYETPTTPEFVKRIAWEALYKLETAAERLRMKEEKISELPQELQELARNGSADNFSIAANNYLQQEIYIEPAVKEFQAWVKREFSWEWLNDRNLKKEVNAKIEALPEPWRSRFPKLIVERYVYWNPYYVDNEVDAYVRAEKSNLFTIIDTFYQIDNEYTRPFLLGLVKTASLQDTHYVQRIRHIFKMAEYRQDAEIFGILAYRFDKEPQGYYHSYSYATRRYFRKRVWRTLRKLGQEGDAMYVQFASKILLQYSDSDAQNPKQTTFSRWDYSTQQSIRYENRWDAFAVYLIFNPILYTNSPRYHFPNGTRAWRCRENYKPGDAEPQQREEAFPELWEQQPDVLLKLLRESRCRPVHHFAVKALRACRDFYREIELETLIQLLHQPYEVTVEFAFEIARERYDASSPNLALVEALVHCPVPAARSQAYEWIEAAKDFFLASTEFIVSPILSCEGETRQFARRLLSEAVLGEAVQQGIVGRVLAELLARSGEEYSGEAIRDAGETLHLCFASQLRTLRWGIIQDLLDSSRVEVQEMGARILLNHEIPVAELPMGLIDSLITSSHEEIRRIGVQLFGQLPEQRLLEEYDFLAAIATSNLSDLRESVRSLIERLATSHPDFATRMAREFIALLLLPERQEGLHSDIVVLLRENIPGWMSQIDRDTALQLLRAKSSAARELGGVALGNRVAEWTQEFSTREIVQLASHEIFAVREAARSMFLQILDRMRRDPQEFIAGARLLESTWTDSREFAIATFSAFGREDWTPEVMVSICDSVREEVRQFGRNLVINHFQSDWGQDYLLKFSEHPSADMQAFATNYLEDYAAGNCDRLQQLSPYCITVLSQVNRGRVSKDRIFAFLAAEAKGSEEAARIVADILTQQSLTIAIGDKAKAIQTLLQIKQQYPQIDNPLVLIRNS; encoded by the coding sequence ATGGAACTTATTAGACGAATGACGCTTTCTTTTCAGGAAGGAACCTCCGATAAAGTTTACGAAGTAGATCTCTGTCAAGTTGGAGGCGGCTATTTAGTGAATTTTCGCTACGGGCGGCGCGGTGCAACTTTGAAGGAGGGAACGAAGACAACGCAACCTGTTACTTTGGCCCGAGCCGAACAACTTTTTGAGAAATTAGTAACTGAGAAAACGCGCAAGGGCTATCGAGAAGCGGTGGAGTCTCAGGAAGTCCCTTCAACCGTCGAACGGGAGGAAGGGAACGAGGAAGCCCGAAAAGAAGCGATTTTGCGGCGCTTAATGGCACGAGATGGTGATAATTGGCCTTTAGAGCGCGTTATTTGGCGAGCGGGCGAGTTGAAGTTGCGCGAGGCGGTTCCTGCGTTGATTTCCTTGCTCAGAAGTAACAATGCGCTGCGGGATTACTGCATTGTAGCGGCGTTGGGATGGTGCGGGGATGAGAGTGCGATCGCGGACGTACAGCATCTCTATGAAACGCCTACTACGCCGGAGTTTGTCAAGCGGATTGCTTGGGAAGCACTGTATAAGTTGGAAACCGCAGCCGAAAGATTGCGGATGAAGGAAGAGAAAATTTCCGAACTGCCGCAGGAGTTGCAAGAATTGGCTCGCAATGGTAGTGCTGACAACTTCTCAATTGCTGCCAATAACTATCTTCAACAGGAGATATATATCGAGCCTGCGGTTAAAGAATTTCAAGCGTGGGTAAAGCGAGAATTTAGTTGGGAGTGGCTGAACGATCGGAATTTAAAAAAAGAGGTTAATGCCAAAATAGAAGCCTTGCCCGAACCCTGGAGATCGCGCTTTCCGAAGCTAATCGTAGAGCGTTACGTTTATTGGAATCCCTACTATGTGGATAATGAAGTAGATGCTTATGTCAGGGCTGAAAAAAGTAACCTTTTTACAATTATTGATACATTCTATCAAATTGATAATGAATACACTCGTCCTTTCCTTTTAGGATTGGTTAAAACGGCTTCCCTGCAAGATACGCATTACGTCCAAAGGATACGGCATATTTTTAAGATGGCAGAGTACCGGCAAGATGCGGAAATATTTGGCATTCTTGCCTATCGTTTCGATAAAGAACCGCAGGGCTATTATCATTCCTACAGTTATGCAACGCGACGCTATTTTCGCAAACGAGTGTGGCGAACGTTGCGGAAGTTAGGGCAAGAAGGCGATGCGATGTACGTGCAATTTGCCTCAAAAATCTTGCTGCAATATTCCGACAGCGACGCACAAAATCCGAAACAAACAACCTTTAGTCGTTGGGATTATTCGACACAGCAAAGTATTAGATACGAAAACCGTTGGGATGCGTTTGCGGTTTATTTGATTTTCAATCCAATTCTTTATACCAATAGTCCCCGCTATCATTTCCCTAATGGTACAAGAGCGTGGCGCTGTCGCGAGAACTATAAACCGGGTGATGCGGAACCTCAACAGCGCGAGGAAGCGTTTCCGGAGTTATGGGAACAACAACCCGACGTTTTATTAAAATTGCTGCGGGAAAGTCGCTGTCGCCCGGTGCATCATTTTGCAGTGAAAGCGTTGCGCGCTTGCAGAGATTTTTACCGGGAAATCGAGTTAGAAACGTTAATCCAACTGTTGCATCAACCTTATGAGGTAACGGTTGAGTTTGCTTTTGAAATTGCGCGCGAGCGGTATGATGCAAGTTCGCCCAATTTAGCATTAGTTGAAGCCTTGGTTCATTGTCCGGTACCGGCGGCGCGATCGCAAGCCTACGAATGGATAGAAGCAGCAAAAGACTTTTTCCTGGCTTCGACGGAGTTTATCGTTTCCCCGATCCTGAGTTGCGAGGGCGAAACGCGGCAATTTGCGCGGCGATTGCTGTCGGAGGCGGTACTCGGAGAAGCGGTACAACAGGGAATTGTCGGGCGCGTTTTGGCGGAGTTGTTGGCGCGATCGGGCGAAGAATATTCGGGTGAGGCAATTCGGGATGCGGGAGAAACGCTGCACTTATGTTTTGCCTCCCAATTACGGACATTAAGATGGGGAATAATCCAAGATTTACTCGATTCTTCCCGCGTGGAAGTACAAGAAATGGGGGCGCGAATTTTGTTAAATCACGAAATTCCCGTCGCCGAACTTCCGATGGGGTTAATCGATTCGTTAATTACTTCGTCTCATGAGGAGATTCGGCGCATTGGGGTGCAACTTTTCGGACAGTTGCCCGAGCAAAGATTGCTGGAAGAATACGATTTTCTGGCCGCGATCGCAACCTCTAACCTTTCCGATTTACGTGAATCCGTCCGTTCCCTCATCGAACGCCTCGCCACCTCCCATCCCGACTTCGCCACTCGCATGGCGCGAGAATTCATCGCGCTGCTGCTGCTTCCCGAACGTCAGGAAGGCTTGCATTCTGATATCGTAGTCTTGTTGCGCGAGAACATTCCCGGTTGGATGTCGCAGATCGATCGCGATACTGCCTTACAATTATTACGCGCTAAATCTTCCGCCGCGCGGGAGTTGGGCGGTGTTGCGCTTGGAAACCGCGTTGCAGAATGGACGCAAGAGTTTTCAACGCGGGAAATCGTACAACTCGCCAGTCACGAAATTTTTGCAGTTCGGGAGGCAGCGCGATCGATGTTCTTGCAAATTTTAGATCGAATGCGTCGCGATCCTCAAGAATTCATCGCAGGCGCGCGGCTATTGGAGTCAACCTGGACTGATTCGCGGGAGTTCGCGATCGCAACCTTCAGCGCTTTTGGTCGCGAGGATTGGACTCCGGAAGTCATGGTGAGTATTTGCGACAGCGTGCGGGAGGAAGTGCGGCAATTCGGACGAAATCTCGTCATCAATCATTTCCAGTCAGATTGGGGACAAGATTATTTGTTAAAATTCAGCGAGCATCCCAGCGCCGATATGCAGGCGTTTGCCACGAATTACCTGGAAGACTACGCGGCGGGAAATTGCGATCGCTTGCAGCAATTATCCCCTTATTGTATTACCGTTCTGTCTCAGGTGAATCGCGGGCGCGTCTCCAAAGATCGCATTTTTGCCTTTTTAGCCGCAGAAGCGAAGGGAAGCGAGGAAGCAGCGCGGATTGTGGCGGATATTCTGACCCAACAGTCTCTCACGATCGCGATCGGCGATAAAGCCAAAGCTATTCAAACGTTACTGCAAATTAAACAGCAATATCCCCAGATTGATAATCCTTTGGTTTTAATTCGTAATTCGTAA